The following proteins come from a genomic window of Blattabacterium cuenoti:
- the clpX gene encoding ATP-dependent Clp protease ATP-binding subunit ClpX — protein MEDSLKCNFCGKNQNNITFLISGINGQICNLCIEKIYSIIQKKFLVKNTPENHNEFIDIKKPKEIKYFLDKYVVGQNEAKKIISVAVYNHYKRIQKQHENKNSINIEIEKSNVLLIGKTGTGKTLLAKSISRLLKVPFAIADATTLTEAGYVGEDVESILTKLLQSVNYDINSAERGIIFLDEIDKISRKSNNPSITRDVSGEGVQQALLKILEGSVINVPPQGGRKHPDQKMIQINTENILFIAGGTFDGIEKIISDRIETKAIGFISKETKNIKEKNYLKNILAEDLNKFGLIPEIIGRFPVITYLNPLNKNTLKKILVEPKNALIKQYKKLFDMDHISLNITDEALNVIVDKTFQLGLGARGLRTFCEKIFLDYMYDIENINRTLNIDQNIVKQKLFYS, from the coding sequence ATGGAAGATTCGTTAAAATGTAATTTTTGTGGAAAAAATCAAAATAATATCACTTTTCTTATATCGGGAATTAACGGACAGATTTGTAATCTTTGTATAGAAAAAATTTATTCCATCATTCAAAAAAAATTTTTAGTAAAAAATACTCCTGAAAATCACAATGAATTTATAGATATAAAAAAACCCAAAGAAATAAAATATTTTCTAGATAAATATGTTGTAGGACAAAATGAAGCAAAAAAAATCATATCCGTAGCTGTTTATAATCATTATAAACGTATTCAAAAACAACATGAAAATAAAAATTCTATAAATATAGAAATAGAAAAATCTAATGTATTATTAATTGGAAAAACAGGAACAGGTAAGACTTTACTAGCAAAAAGTATATCAAGACTTTTAAAAGTACCTTTTGCTATAGCTGATGCTACTACTCTAACTGAAGCAGGATATGTAGGAGAAGACGTCGAATCCATTTTAACGAAACTATTACAATCTGTAAATTATGATATAAATTCTGCTGAAAGAGGAATCATTTTTTTGGATGAAATAGATAAAATTTCTAGAAAAAGTAATAATCCATCTATTACTAGAGATGTATCTGGTGAAGGGGTACAACAAGCATTACTCAAAATATTAGAAGGATCTGTAATCAATGTTCCTCCACAAGGAGGAAGGAAACATCCAGATCAAAAAATGATACAAATCAATACTGAAAACATATTATTTATAGCTGGAGGAACTTTTGATGGAATAGAAAAGATTATTTCTGATAGAATAGAAACAAAAGCTATAGGTTTTATTTCTAAAGAAACAAAAAATATAAAAGAAAAAAATTATCTAAAAAACATTCTTGCCGAAGATTTAAATAAATTTGGATTAATTCCAGAAATTATAGGAAGATTTCCTGTTATTACTTATTTAAATCCATTAAACAAAAATACGTTAAAAAAAATTTTAGTTGAACCAAAAAATGCTTTAATCAAACAATACAAAAAATTATTTGATATGGATCATATTTCATTAAATATTACAGATGAAGCATTGAATGTTATAGTAGATAAAACTTTTCAATTGGGATTAGGAGCAAGAGGTTTACGAACATTTTGTGAAAAAATATTTTTAGATTATATGTACGATATAGAAAACATTAATCGTACATTAAATATAGATCAAAATATTGTAAAACAAAAACTATTTTATTCTTAA
- the obgE gene encoding GTPase ObgE — protein MKNDFIDFIKIYCKSGDGGTGCVHFYRDRRIVRGGPDGGTGGKGGDIILQGNSHIHTFLHLRYHKHWIAKSGFPGRRKNITGENGKDLLIKVPVGTVVKDEKKNIIMEITKNSQKKILFEGGKGGKGNVFFKNSIIQSPHYAQSGIKTKGNWIFLELKILADVGFIGFPNTGKSTLLSTITKAKPKIGNYSFTTKTPHIGVVKVDFNSFLVADIPGIIEKASEGKGLGHHFLRHVERNSVLLFLVSSNTKNKKKEYLILLNELTKFNSNLLKKKRLLAISKSDLINNEEKKEIKKIFFKLNENIVFISSFTKEGLSELIEQLWKLIN, from the coding sequence ATGAAAAACGATTTTATCGATTTTATAAAAATTTATTGCAAAAGTGGAGATGGAGGAACTGGATGTGTTCATTTTTATAGGGATAGACGTATAGTTAGAGGAGGACCTGATGGAGGAACAGGAGGAAAAGGAGGAGATATTATACTTCAAGGAAATTCTCATATTCATACTTTTTTACATTTAAGATATCATAAACATTGGATAGCTAAGTCCGGTTTTCCGGGAAGAAGAAAAAACATAACTGGGGAAAATGGAAAAGATTTATTAATAAAAGTTCCTGTAGGAACTGTAGTAAAAGATGAAAAAAAAAATATCATAATGGAAATCACTAAGAATTCTCAAAAAAAAATTTTATTTGAAGGAGGAAAAGGAGGGAAAGGAAATGTTTTTTTTAAAAATTCTATAATTCAATCTCCTCATTATGCACAATCTGGAATTAAAACAAAAGGAAATTGGATTTTTTTAGAATTAAAAATTTTAGCAGATGTAGGATTTATAGGTTTTCCTAATACTGGAAAATCCACTTTACTTTCTACAATTACGAAAGCAAAACCTAAAATAGGGAATTATTCTTTTACGACAAAAACTCCACATATAGGAGTGGTAAAAGTAGATTTTAATTCTTTTTTAGTAGCTGATATTCCTGGAATCATAGAAAAAGCATCTGAAGGAAAAGGGTTAGGACATCATTTTTTAAGACATGTAGAACGGAATTCCGTTTTATTATTTTTAGTTTCTTCAAATACAAAAAATAAAAAAAAAGAATATTTAATCTTGTTAAATGAATTAACAAAGTTTAATTCAAATCTTTTAAAAAAGAAACGTTTATTAGCAATATCTAAATCGGATTTAATCAATAATGAAGAAAAAAAAGAGATCAAAAAAATATTTTTTAAATTGAATGAAAACATTGTTTTCATTTCTTCTTTTACAAAAGAAGGTTTATCAGAATTGATAGAACAATTATGGAAATTAATCAATTAA
- a CDS encoding adenylate kinase family protein: protein MIHIILFGPPGCGKGTQAKIISNKFGFIHLSTGIIFRDHITKKTSLGKIASGYINKGILVPDGITTNMLNMEIQKHFKAKGIIYDGYPRTKNQIYSLEEVLKKFCLGKIDIIFYFFIQKNLIINRLLKRGKISHRDDDTDIITVQRRIKEYHKKTSLIWENYKWKNSIIKLNASLSVEKISIFIEKKILNLLY, encoded by the coding sequence ATGATACATATTATATTGTTTGGACCACCAGGTTGTGGAAAAGGAACTCAAGCTAAAATCATATCAAATAAATTTGGGTTCATACACCTATCTACTGGAATAATATTCAGAGATCATATAACAAAAAAAACTAGTCTAGGAAAAATAGCTAGTGGTTATATAAATAAAGGAATATTAGTTCCTGATGGAATTACCACAAACATGTTAAATATGGAAATTCAAAAACATTTTAAAGCTAAAGGAATTATTTATGATGGATATCCTAGAACTAAAAATCAAATTTATTCTTTAGAGGAAGTATTAAAAAAATTTTGTTTAGGAAAAATTGATATAATTTTTTATTTTTTTATTCAAAAAAATTTGATAATAAATAGATTGTTAAAAAGAGGTAAAATAAGTCATCGTGATGATGATACAGATATTATTACAGTTCAAAGAAGAATAAAAGAATATCATAAAAAAACTTCTTTAATATGGGAGAATTATAAATGGAAAAATAGCATAATAAAATTAAACGCTTCTTTGTCTGTAGAAAAAATTTCTATTTTTATAGAAAAAAAAATTCTGAATTTGTTATACTAA
- the lpdA gene encoding dihydrolipoyl dehydrogenase, producing the protein MHFDVIILGSGPGGYVASIRAAQLGMKTAIVEKESMGGVCLNWGCIPTKSLLNSAKFLQSIKKNGELFGINNENIEIDYSKVLSKSRKIVDQIKKGILFLMKKNGIHVVYGNAKLKKRKKIEIVQKEKSIGEYSASHIIIATGAIPKIDTKFKYDGKKIITYREALSLSSLPKRIIIVGSGSIGLEFAYFYHSMGTKVIIIEICSKLFPNGDDDLSDYLRSSFYKMGIETYVSSNINKITYNHESHEVIVDVKTSLKNIVLKADTILYAIGIVPNIQCIGLKEIGIQTEKGFIVVDENYCTNIDGYYAIGDVIPTPSLAHVASHEAINCIENIKAFSFQKIDYNNIPKCVYSLPEIASVGYTEKESKKKGFQIKIGKFPFSALGRDISDENTGGFVKVIFDDKYDEWLGCHMIGNHVTDLISEVVVARKLEATGYEILESIHPHPSLSESIIESIANAYGKAIHL; encoded by the coding sequence ATGCATTTTGATGTTATTATTTTAGGAAGTGGACCTGGAGGTTATGTAGCTTCCATACGTGCAGCACAACTTGGAATGAAAACAGCTATAGTGGAAAAAGAATCTATGGGAGGCGTATGCTTAAATTGGGGATGTATTCCTACAAAATCACTTTTGAATAGTGCTAAATTTTTACAATCCATAAAAAAAAATGGAGAATTATTTGGTATCAATAATGAAAATATAGAAATAGATTATTCTAAAGTTCTTTCTAAAAGTAGAAAAATAGTTGATCAAATTAAAAAAGGAATCTTGTTTTTAATGAAAAAAAATGGAATTCATGTTGTTTATGGAAATGCCAAGTTAAAAAAAAGAAAAAAAATAGAAATTGTTCAAAAAGAGAAAAGTATAGGAGAATATTCTGCTTCACATATCATTATTGCTACTGGGGCAATTCCTAAAATTGATACAAAATTTAAATATGATGGAAAAAAAATTATAACATATAGAGAAGCTCTATCTTTATCTTCACTTCCAAAAAGGATAATCATTGTTGGTTCTGGTTCTATAGGATTAGAATTTGCTTATTTTTATCATTCTATGGGTACAAAAGTTATTATTATAGAAATATGTTCTAAGTTATTTCCTAATGGAGATGATGATTTATCTGATTATTTAAGATCTTCTTTTTATAAAATGGGAATTGAAACCTATGTATCTTCTAATATCAATAAAATCACTTATAATCATGAAAGTCATGAAGTCATTGTTGATGTTAAAACATCATTAAAAAATATTGTATTAAAAGCAGATACAATATTATACGCTATAGGAATTGTTCCAAATATTCAATGTATTGGATTAAAAGAAATAGGGATTCAAACAGAAAAAGGCTTTATAGTTGTAGATGAGAATTATTGTACAAACATAGATGGATATTATGCAATTGGAGACGTAATTCCAACTCCTTCTTTAGCTCATGTTGCTTCGCATGAGGCAATCAATTGCATCGAAAATATAAAAGCTTTTAGTTTTCAAAAAATAGATTATAATAATATTCCAAAATGTGTTTATTCACTTCCTGAAATAGCTTCAGTTGGTTATACAGAAAAAGAATCTAAGAAAAAAGGGTTTCAAATAAAAATAGGAAAATTTCCTTTTAGTGCTTTAGGTCGGGATATTTCTGATGAGAATACTGGTGGTTTTGTAAAAGTTATTTTTGATGATAAATATGATGAATGGTTAGGATGTCATATGATAGGAAATCATGTCACAGATTTAATTTCAGAAGTGGTGGTTGCTAGAAAATTGGAAGCTACTGGTTATGAAATTTTGGAAAGTATACATCCTCATCCTTCATTAAGTGAGTCTATTATAGAATCTATAGCTAATGCTTATGGTAAAGCTATTCATTTATAA
- the fsa gene encoding fructose-6-phosphate aldolase: MKFFIDTANLKEINEARKLGFLDGVTTNPSLISKESVFNQKEIYEHYISICECLKNNENLSAEVISTSYTNMIQEGEKLASLHPRIVVKIPITKNGIKAIKYFYNKKIKTNCTLVFSIGQALIAAKAGASYVSPFLGRLDDLSYNGLNLIREIKSIYENYHFETKILAASIRHPLHITECSKIGIHAVTSPLNVINFLLNHPLTDIGLNKFIQDFQNKIQ, translated from the coding sequence ATGAAGTTTTTTATAGATACAGCTAATTTAAAAGAAATTAATGAGGCGAGAAAATTAGGTTTTTTAGATGGAGTGACAACCAATCCATCTTTAATATCAAAAGAATCTGTTTTTAATCAGAAAGAAATTTATGAACATTATATATCTATATGTGAATGTTTAAAAAACAACGAAAATTTAAGTGCAGAAGTTATCAGTACGAGTTATACTAATATGATACAAGAAGGAGAAAAACTTGCTTCTCTACATCCTAGAATTGTAGTAAAAATTCCCATAACAAAAAATGGAATCAAAGCTATTAAATATTTTTATAATAAAAAAATTAAAACTAATTGTACCCTTGTTTTTTCTATAGGACAAGCTCTCATCGCCGCTAAAGCTGGAGCTAGTTATGTTTCTCCATTTTTAGGAAGATTGGATGATCTATCTTATAACGGATTAAATTTAATCCGAGAAATAAAAAGTATATATGAAAACTATCACTTCGAAACCAAAATATTAGCTGCTTCTATCCGTCATCCTTTACATATTACAGAATGTTCTAAAATTGGAATACATGCTGTAACTTCTCCTTTAAATGTTATTAATTTCCTATTAAATCATCCATTAACTGACATAGGTTTAAACAAATTTATACAAGATTTTCAAAATAAAATACAATAA
- a CDS encoding ferritin, translating to MLSEKIEKGLTKQLNRESESSQLYLIMASWVEKKGYEGICEFLYEHSNEERIHMLKLIRYLNKRGGNVILYGRETIINITYVSIKELFMKLFEHEQKISREINFLVEISLQEKDYFTYNFLQWYVEEQIEEEALIKMILDKIELIGADKGSLYFFDKDMKSFHKTKKF from the coding sequence ATGCTTAGTGAAAAAATAGAAAAAGGATTAACAAAACAACTAAATAGAGAATCAGAATCCTCTCAATTATATTTAATTATGGCTTCTTGGGTAGAGAAAAAAGGTTATGAAGGAATATGTGAATTTTTATACGAGCATTCAAATGAAGAGAGAATTCATATGTTAAAGTTAATCAGATATCTTAATAAAAGAGGAGGAAATGTAATTCTATATGGAAGAGAAACAATTATAAATATAACATACGTATCTATAAAAGAATTATTTATGAAATTATTTGAACATGAACAAAAAATTTCTAGAGAAATCAATTTTTTAGTAGAAATTTCTTTGCAAGAAAAAGATTATTTTACATATAATTTTTTGCAATGGTATGTTGAAGAACAAATTGAAGAAGAAGCTTTAATTAAAATGATTTTAGATAAAATAGAATTAATAGGAGCAGATAAAGGAAGTTTGTATTTTTTTGATAAAGACATGAAAAGTTTTCATAAAACTAAAAAATTTTGA
- the dapA gene encoding 4-hydroxy-tetrahydrodipicolinate synthase: MKKLNGTGVALVTPFKKNGTIDFNGLEKLVQYVLDNHVDYLVALGTTAETTTLKQEEKWDVIKCIQSANYKKLPLILGLGGNNTKDIVNKIDSIKNLSDFYAILSVSPYYNNPSQEGIYQHFKSIVNCTETNIILYNVPKRTGSNIIPDTVLRLAFDFDNIIGIKEASGNILQSYRILECKPKKFSVISGDDYMTLPIILSGGESVISVIAQGIPDKISHMISLAKRNDVKKAFSIFYNIMKIIDLIYEEGNPTGIKTFLSVIGICHPYVRLPLLVGTPSLRKRMLHSLNEINQ, from the coding sequence ATGAAAAAATTAAATGGAACAGGTGTAGCGTTAGTTACTCCTTTTAAAAAAAATGGGACAATTGACTTTAATGGACTTGAAAAATTAGTTCAATATGTTTTGGATAATCATGTTGATTATCTAGTTGCATTGGGAACTACAGCAGAAACAACTACCTTAAAACAGGAAGAAAAATGGGATGTCATAAAATGTATTCAAAGTGCTAATTATAAAAAACTACCTTTAATATTAGGACTAGGAGGAAATAATACGAAAGATATTGTAAACAAAATTGATAGCATAAAAAATTTATCGGATTTTTATGCTATTCTTTCAGTTTCTCCTTATTATAATAATCCTTCTCAAGAAGGAATATATCAACATTTCAAATCAATTGTAAATTGTACAGAAACAAATATCATTCTCTATAATGTTCCTAAAAGGACAGGATCTAATATTATACCGGATACTGTTTTACGTTTAGCTTTTGATTTTGATAATATAATAGGAATAAAAGAAGCTTCTGGAAATATTTTACAGTCTTATAGAATTTTAGAGTGTAAACCAAAAAAATTTAGTGTAATATCAGGAGATGATTATATGACCTTACCTATTATATTAAGTGGAGGAGAAAGCGTTATTTCTGTAATTGCTCAAGGTATCCCTGATAAAATTTCTCATATGATATCCTTGGCAAAAAGGAATGATGTGAAAAAAGCATTTTCTATTTTTTACAATATTATGAAAATAATAGATCTTATTTATGAAGAAGGAAATCCTACAGGGATCAAAACTTTTTTAAGTGTTATAGGAATATGTCATCCATATGTAAGATTACCATTATTAGTTGGAACTCCATCTTTAAGAAAAAGAATGTTACATTCATTAAACGAAATAAATCAATAA
- a CDS encoding RNA recognition motif domain-containing protein, with protein MDNTKLYVGNLSYDMTEQELKKYFESVGEVTHAKIIFDESTSNKRSKGFGFIEMSNEENAKQAIEKLNGTEFMGRNIIVSAARPRAKKDY; from the coding sequence ATGGACAATACGAAACTATACGTAGGTAATTTATCTTATGACATGACAGAACAAGAATTGAAAAAATATTTTGAATCTGTAGGAGAAGTTACTCATGCTAAGATAATTTTTGATGAGTCTACGTCAAATAAAAGAAGTAAAGGATTTGGATTTATAGAAATGTCTAATGAAGAAAATGCCAAACAAGCTATAGAAAAATTGAATGGGACAGAATTTATGGGTAGGAATATTATTGTATCTGCAGCTAGGCCAAGAGCAAAAAAAGACTATTAG
- the pncB gene encoding nicotinate phosphoribosyltransferase, which produces MNNFSIISSLLDNDFYKFTMQNAVIKLFPLVKAKYEFINRGQHSFPKNFSKILRENLNRMAYLKLSNEERVYLEKYCPYLDSSYLDFLNKYQYNPKEVNIFQKGENIKMHIKGLWSRTILWEVPIMSIISELYYKLTKSQNISEKKITELTKEKLKKYKKLQVKIGEFGTRRRYSYKVHKLVLETLKKEGAPFFIGSSNVHLSHVFSIKPIGTQGHEWIMFHAAKYGFNIADRIAMENWLNIYKGKLGFVLSDTYTSPIFFKNFNKKLSNIFQGIRHDSGNPISFAKTTIKHYKKLKINPIKKKIMFSDNLNPCKVAYISSFCKNQINTCFGIGTNFTNDVGVPSMNIVIKMTEAIPEKKWISVVKLSNVQEKSTGNKNMIFLAKKILHII; this is translated from the coding sequence ATGAATAATTTTTCTATTATATCATCATTATTGGACAATGATTTTTATAAATTTACAATGCAAAATGCTGTAATTAAACTGTTTCCATTAGTAAAGGCAAAATATGAATTTATCAATAGAGGACAACACTCTTTTCCTAAAAATTTTTCCAAAATCCTAAGAGAAAATCTAAATAGAATGGCTTATTTAAAACTTTCAAATGAAGAAAGAGTTTATTTAGAAAAATATTGTCCTTATTTAGATTCTTCTTATTTAGATTTTTTAAACAAATATCAATATAATCCAAAAGAAGTAAATATTTTTCAAAAAGGAGAAAACATAAAAATGCATATAAAAGGATTATGGAGTAGAACTATATTATGGGAAGTTCCTATAATGTCCATTATATCTGAGTTATATTATAAATTAACAAAATCTCAAAATATATCAGAAAAAAAAATTACGGAACTAACAAAAGAAAAATTAAAAAAATATAAAAAATTACAAGTAAAAATTGGAGAATTTGGAACAAGAAGAAGATATTCTTATAAAGTACATAAATTAGTTCTAGAAACATTAAAAAAAGAAGGAGCCCCATTTTTCATAGGAAGTAGTAATGTTCATCTTTCTCATGTTTTTTCCATTAAACCAATAGGAACTCAAGGACATGAATGGATTATGTTTCATGCTGCAAAATATGGATTTAATATAGCAGATCGTATAGCTATGGAAAATTGGTTAAATATTTACAAAGGTAAATTAGGATTTGTTTTATCTGATACATATACTTCTCCAATTTTTTTCAAAAATTTTAATAAAAAATTATCCAATATTTTTCAAGGAATAAGACATGATAGTGGAAATCCCATCTCCTTTGCAAAAACCACTATAAAACATTACAAAAAATTAAAAATAAATCCTATAAAAAAAAAAATTATGTTTTCAGATAATCTTAATCCATGTAAAGTCGCTTATATTTCTTCTTTTTGTAAGAATCAAATAAATACTTGTTTTGGAATAGGAACCAATTTTACCAATGATGTAGGAGTTCCTTCTATGAACATAGTCATAAAAATGACAGAAGCAATTCCAGAAAAAAAATGGATTTCCGTGGTAAAACTTTCTAATGTTCAGGAAAAATCTACAGGAAATAAAAATATGATTTTTTTAGCAAAAAAAATTCTTCATATTATATAA
- the miaB gene encoding tRNA (N6-isopentenyl adenosine(37)-C2)-methylthiotransferase MiaB, producing the protein MKYKNFYIENYGCQMNISDSDIITSILLNHGFVLSENLDQANIILLNACSIREKAELTLKKRLEQLNFCKKKKKIWIGIIGCFSKEIQNFFCTKKMVDFFIPPDSYREIPNFIYYSIMGMQYLSYLKKRNETYADISFVKTKQNNKKITSFLSITRGCNNMCTFCIVPFTRGRERSSDPNSIIKECKRLYQNGYKEVTLLGQNVDSYLWIEEKNMNQNQKKVVDFSKLLDLLAKEIPMMRIRFSTSNPHDMSNKVLEVISKHKNICKHIHLPVQSGSNKILKLMNRKYTREEYLFLVQQIKNIIPECSISHDIIAGFCDENEQDHQDTINLMNEIKYNYGYMFSYSPRPGTYAYRKLKDNVPQHIKKKRLQEIIDLQRKHSFYRMQEHLGRVEEILIEGESKKNNQYWYGRNTQNLIVVLPKNLLKIGDYAHVKITNTTSATLIGELYI; encoded by the coding sequence ATGAAATATAAAAATTTTTATATAGAAAATTATGGTTGTCAAATGAACATATCAGATAGTGATATTATCACTTCTATTTTGTTGAATCATGGTTTTGTTCTATCTGAAAACTTAGATCAAGCAAATATAATATTATTAAACGCTTGTTCTATTCGAGAAAAAGCAGAATTAACCCTAAAAAAAAGATTAGAACAATTAAATTTTTGTAAAAAAAAGAAAAAAATATGGATTGGAATTATAGGATGTTTTTCAAAAGAAATTCAAAATTTTTTTTGTACCAAAAAAATGGTAGATTTTTTTATTCCTCCAGATTCTTATAGAGAAATCCCTAATTTTATTTATTATTCTATAATGGGAATGCAGTATCTTTCTTATCTTAAGAAAAGAAATGAAACTTATGCGGATATAAGTTTTGTAAAGACAAAACAAAATAACAAAAAAATAACATCCTTTTTAAGTATAACAAGAGGTTGTAATAATATGTGTACATTTTGTATCGTTCCTTTTACCAGAGGAAGAGAAAGAAGCAGTGATCCCAATTCCATTATTAAGGAATGTAAACGTTTATATCAAAATGGATATAAAGAAGTAACTCTTTTAGGACAAAATGTAGATTCTTACCTATGGATAGAAGAAAAAAACATGAATCAAAATCAAAAAAAGGTTGTAGATTTTTCAAAACTTTTGGATCTTTTAGCCAAAGAAATCCCGATGATGAGAATTAGATTTTCTACATCTAATCCTCATGATATGTCTAATAAAGTACTAGAAGTTATTTCTAAACATAAGAATATATGTAAACATATTCATCTACCTGTACAATCTGGTAGTAACAAAATATTAAAATTAATGAATAGAAAATATACACGAGAAGAATATCTCTTTTTGGTACAACAAATAAAAAACATTATACCTGAATGTTCTATTTCTCATGATATTATTGCTGGATTTTGTGATGAAAATGAACAAGATCATCAGGATACCATAAATTTAATGAATGAAATAAAATATAATTATGGTTATATGTTTTCCTATTCTCCTAGACCTGGAACTTATGCTTACAGAAAATTAAAGGACAATGTTCCTCAACATATAAAAAAAAAACGACTACAAGAGATCATTGATTTACAAAGAAAACATTCATTTTATAGAATGCAAGAACATTTAGGTAGAGTAGAAGAAATTCTAATAGAAGGAGAATCAAAAAAAAATAATCAATATTGGTATGGAAGAAATACACAAAATTTGATCGTAGTTTTACCTAAAAATCTTCTCAAGATAGGAGATTACGCTCATGTAAAAATAACAAACACAACATCTGCAACTTTAATAGGAGAACTTTACATATGA
- a CDS encoding sigma 54-interacting transcriptional regulator — MESISIQNIKQKFGIIGYDYALHRALEKAIQVATTDISVLVLGESGVGKEFIPKIIHQYSSRKHHTYIAVNCGAIPEGTIDSELFGHEKGSFTGATSMRKGYFEGSNGGTIFLDEVGELPLTTQVRLLRILEYGEFIKVGSSKIQKTNIRIVAATNLNIVESIQKGKFREDLYYRLNTVQINVPPLRFRKNDIKFLFKKFSNDFSEKYHMPSITLTEDSLKYLENYPWPGNIRQLKNLIEQISVVEPTREISIEKLKEYIPENIPSISFSNHNNNVIETRSFHEREKDFLYKILFDMKKNLNDLKNITFQLIKNNSNTRFIEKNQHLIEKVFGKMIHNRDDSIFQLEDSSKSSSDLDYEEVEEDLSKNEFSSFSLQKKEIEFIQQALKKNNGKRRKAAKELGISERTLYRKIKQYGL; from the coding sequence ATGGAATCCATTTCTATCCAAAATATAAAACAAAAATTTGGAATCATTGGATATGATTATGCTTTGCATAGAGCCTTAGAAAAGGCAATACAAGTAGCAACTACTGATATTTCAGTATTAGTTCTTGGAGAAAGTGGAGTGGGAAAAGAATTTATACCCAAAATAATTCATCAATATTCTTCTAGAAAACATCATACTTATATTGCCGTAAATTGTGGAGCTATTCCAGAAGGAACTATTGATAGTGAACTTTTCGGACATGAAAAGGGTTCTTTTACAGGAGCTACAAGTATGCGAAAAGGTTATTTTGAAGGATCGAATGGGGGTACTATTTTTTTAGATGAAGTAGGAGAACTCCCATTAACCACGCAAGTTCGTCTTCTTAGGATATTGGAATATGGAGAATTTATTAAAGTAGGATCTTCTAAAATTCAAAAAACTAATATCCGTATTGTTGCTGCTACTAATTTGAATATAGTAGAGTCTATTCAAAAAGGAAAATTTAGAGAAGATTTGTATTATCGTTTAAATACAGTACAAATTAATGTACCTCCTTTACGTTTTCGTAAAAACGATATTAAATTTTTATTCAAAAAATTTTCCAATGATTTTTCAGAAAAATATCATATGCCTTCTATAACATTGACTGAAGATTCTTTAAAATATTTGGAAAATTATCCTTGGCCTGGTAATATCAGACAATTAAAAAATTTAATAGAACAAATCTCTGTAGTGGAACCTACACGTGAAATTTCTATAGAAAAATTAAAAGAATATATTCCAGAAAATATTCCATCGATATCCTTTTCTAATCATAATAATAATGTAATAGAAACAAGATCTTTTCATGAGAGAGAAAAAGATTTTTTATACAAAATTTTATTTGATATGAAAAAAAATTTGAATGATTTAAAAAATATTACTTTTCAATTGATTAAAAATAATTCTAATACTAGATTTATTGAAAAAAATCAACATCTTATAGAAAAAGTTTTTGGAAAAATGATTCATAACAGGGATGATTCTATTTTTCAATTAGAAGATTCATCTAAATCCTCTTCGGATTTAGATTATGAAGAAGTAGAAGAAGATTTATCCAAAAATGAATTTTCTTCTTTTTCTTTACAAAAAAAAGAAATAGAATTTATTCAACAAGCTTTAAAAAAAAATAATGGAAAAAGAAGAAAAGCTGCAAAAGAATTAGGAATTTCAGAAAGAACATTATACAGAAAAATTAAACAGTATGGCTTATAA
- the secG gene encoding preprotein translocase subunit SecG, which translates to MENMSFIIIFGFFIILTCILLMLVILIQNPKKESIHQSFMEKNFRFFGIKRTNTFLENITWILSIIIFFLILFFNFLLKSRH; encoded by the coding sequence ATGGAAAACATGTCATTTATAATCATATTTGGTTTTTTTATTATTTTAACATGTATTTTACTTATGCTGGTTATATTAATACAAAATCCTAAAAAAGAAAGTATTCATCAATCTTTTATGGAAAAAAATTTTAGATTTTTTGGAATTAAAAGAACAAATACATTTTTAGAAAATATTACTTGGATTTTATCCATTATTATATTTTTTTTGATTTTATTCTTCAATTTTTTACTAAAATCAAGACATTGA